One window from the genome of Hoplias malabaricus isolate fHopMal1 chromosome X2, fHopMal1.hap1, whole genome shotgun sequence encodes:
- the LOC136676449 gene encoding mitochondrial-processing peptidase subunit alpha-like: MAAHMSSFRSLSRVQRFGVAACRQYSSSSGYPNISLSTPLPGIPKPLFASVDGQEKHETKITTLENGLRVASQNKFGQFCTIGILVNSGSRHEAKYPSGIAHFLEKLAFSSTSQYGSKDEILLSLEKHGGICDCQTSRDTTMYAVSAEVKGLDTVVSLLSDAVLQPRLLDEEIEMTRMTVRFELEDLNMRPDPEPLLTEMIHAAAYRGNTVGLPRYCPAENVDKIDRKLLHTYLRSYYCPERMVLAGVGIEHEQLVGYARKYLLNVKPVWGVSTPEKVDRSVAQYTGGIVKIEKDMSDVSLGPTPIPELTHIMIGLESCSFLEDDFIPFAVLNMMMGGGGSFSAGGPGKGMFTRLYLNVLNRHHWMYNATSYHHSYEDSGLLCIHASADPRQVREMVEIITREFIQMAGTAGELELERAKTQLKSMLMMNLESRPVIFEDVGRQVLATGKRKLPHELCQLISNVTASDIKRVTTKMLRSKPSVAALGDLTELPSYEHIQAALSSKDGRLPRMYRLFR; encoded by the exons ATGGCGGCGCACATGTCGAGCTTCAGGAGCTTGAGTCGTGTACAGAG GTTTGGTGTTGCGGCCTGTAGACagtacagcagcagcagtggaTACCCCAACATCTCTCTGTCCACTCCACTGCCCGGCATTCCAAAACCGCTGTTTGCTTCAGTTGATGGACAAGAGAAACATGAGACTAAAATCACTACTTTAGAGAATGGGCTTCGAGTTGcatcacaaaataaatttgGCCAGTTCTGCACAATTGGAA TTTTGGTAAATTCAGGTTCCCGTCATGAAGCCAAGTATCCCAGTGGGATTGCACACTTTTTAGAGAAGCTTGCTTTTTCT tCTACATCACAGTATGGAAGCAAAGATGAAATTCTCCTGTCACTGGAAAAACATGGAGGCATTTGTGACTGCCAGACATCTAG GGATACAACAATGTATGCAGTCTCTGCTGAAGTTAAGGGTCTGGATACTGTGGTTAGCCTGCTGTCAGATGCTGTTCTGCAGCCACGTTTATTAG atgaAGAGATTGAGATGACCCGCATGACTGTGAGGTTTGAGTTGGAAGATTTGAATATGAGACCTGATCCTGAGCCTCTACTGACAGAAATGATTCATGCT GCTGCTTATCGTGGGAATACAGTGGGTCTGCCTCGTTATTGTCCTGCGGAGAATGTGGACAAGATTGACCGGAAGCTTCTACACACGTACCTGCGCAGCTACTACTGCCCTGAGCGCATGGTGCTGGCAGGGGTGGGGATCGAGCATGAGCAGCTGGTAGGGTATGCCAGGAAGTACCTTCTGAATGTGAAGCCAGTTTGGGGAGTGAGCACACCTGAGAAAGTCGACCGATCTGTGGCTCAGTACACAGGAGGCATCGTCAAg ATTGAGAAGGATATGTCTGATGTAAGTCTAGGACCCACACCCATCCCAGAACTCACTCACATTATGATTGGCCTTGAGAGCTGCTCCTTCCTG GAGGATGATTTTATCCCATTTGCTGTCCTCAACATGATGATGGGAGGAGGAGGGTCCTTCTCGGCAGGCGGTCCAGGAAAAGGCATGTTTACCAGGCTCTATCTCAACGTTCTGAACAG ACATCACTGGATGTACAATGCAACCTCATACCACCACAGCTATGAGGATAGTGGCCTTCTCTGTATTCATGCCAGTGCAGATCCTCGGCAG GTGAGGGAAATGGTAGAGATCATAACAAGGGAGTTTATCCAGATGGCTGGGACAGCTGGAGAG TTGGAACTAGAAAGAGCGAAGACTCAGCTAAAGTCCATGTTGATGATGAACCTAGAGTCCAGGCCTGTCATTTTTGAGGATGTAGGTCGGCAGGTTCTGGCCACAGGCAAAAGAAAGCTTCCCCATGAGCTGTGCCAACTCATTA GTAACGTTACAGCTAGTGACATCAAAAGAGTTACCACCAAGATGCTGCGTAGTAAGCCCTCTGTAGCTGCACTGGGAGACCTGACGGAGCTGCCGTCATATGAGCACATCCAGGCAGCTCTCTCCAGCAAAGATGGCCGGCTACCTCGTATGTATCGTCTCTTCCGGTAG
- the LOC136676450 gene encoding arrestin domain-containing protein 3-like, which yields MLSTIKELTLNYDPVNETNTFTNGDLLQGRVFLEVSKEVKIDCFYIKCKGDADVRWTERHNDRSHTYHSHERYFKMKQLFIQDPSKPAKVEPNVIISTGETYGNIVKPGRHVYSFSFQLPHGNMPPSFKGYYGSVKYILEARLDRSWKLDSTAKAEINFVPRIPAGASFMNPQSAATDKKMKLFTSGSASIRATTDKTGYTLGDVIRVSTDVDNSSSRELKLKFSLEQKQMFYAQGRSKYSSKTIFKVVGDPIPTGSKQTVNTDLRIPPNLELTVATCSIIKLEYILKVYLDVPYASDPEIKFPVFILPAGQPFGSWQSQPNIQPFGPSPTPQAGFGPSPTPQAGFGPSPTPQAGFGPSPTPQAGFGPSPTPQAGFGPSPTPQAGFGPSPPGASFGSAPGLYPNLYPSPAYLPQATPEAPPPLYTDVFPNQNPSAPPFNPPPYSAMGYPGPPAPQQHPAPSAPEFCPNLSAPGYGQAGGAPGNWPNSANPTNQQEPYLTKTSEKHSY from the exons ATGTTGTCAACGATCAAAGAACTCACTTTAAACTACGACCCCGTGAACGAGACGAACACGTTCACGAACGGAGACCTTCTGCAGGGGCGGGTTTTTCTGGAAGTTTCCAAAGAGGTGAAAATCGactgtttttatattaaatgtaaaggggACGCGGATGTGCGCTGGACGGAGAGACACAATGACCGCTCACACACTTACCACTCCCATGAACGatatttcaaaatgaaacaGTTGTTTATCCAGGATCCCTCCAAACCAG CAAAAGTTGAACCGAATGTCATTATATCAACTGGGGAGACCT aTGGTAATATTGTCAAGCCAGGCAGACATGTTTATTCCTTTAGCTTTCAGCTGCCCCATGG GAACATGCCACCATCTTTTAAAGGATATTATGGCTCTGTTAAATATATTCTGGAAGCCAGATTGGATCGTTCATGGAAGCTGGACAGCACTGCAAAAGCAGAAATCAACTTTGTGCCAAGGATTCCTGCTGGTGCCAGTTTCATG AACCCACAGAGTGCTGCTACAGACAAAAAGATGAAACTGTTTACGTCTGGAAGTGCCTCCATTAGAGCAACAACTGACAAAACTGGTTACACCCTAg gtgatgTCATCAGGGTTTCAACTGATGTTGATAATTCTTCATCACGTGAGCTCAAGCTGAAGTTCAGTCTTGAGCAAAAACAGATGTTCTATGCACAAGGCCGTTCTAAATATTCATCAAAAACTATTTTCAAAGTGGTTGGAGATCCAATCCCAACTGGGTCAAAGCAAACAGTCAACACAGACCTGAGAATCCCACCTAACCTGGAACTAACAGTTGCAACCTGTAGTATTATAAAATTGGAGTACATACTCAAG GTCTATTTGGATGTCCCTTATGCTAGTGATCCAGAGATCAAATTTCCAGTCTTCATTCTCCCTGCAGGCCAGCCTTTTGGTTCTTGGCAAAGTCAACCAAATATTCAGCCCTTTGGGCCCAGCCCTACACCTCAGGCTGGGTTTGGGCCCAGCCCTACACCTCAGGCTGGGTTTGGGCCCAGCCCTACACCTCAGGCTGGGTTTGGGCCCAGCCCTACACCTCAGGCTGGGTTTGGGCCCAGCCCTACACCTCAGGCTGGGTTTGGGCCCAGCCCTACGCCCCAGGCTGGGTTTGGGCCCAGCCCTCCAGGTGCATCCTTTGGATCAGCTCCAGGACTTTACCCCAATCTGTACCCTTCACCTGCTTATCTACCTCAGGCCACTCCAGAAGCCCCTCCTCCTTTATACACAGATGTCTTCCCTAATCAAAACCCATCAGCCCCACCCTTCAATCCTCCTCCATACTCCGCTATGGGTTATCCAGGTCCTCCTGCCCCACAGCAACATCCAGCACCAAGTGCCCCAGAGTTCTGTCCAAATCTGTCTGCCCCAGGCTATGGTCAGGCAGGAGGTGCTCCAGGAAATTGGCCAAATTCAGCCAATCCAACCAATCAGCAAGAGCCTTATCTAACTAAAACATCTGAAAAACATTCATATTGA